The Geobacter sp. AOG2 genome includes a window with the following:
- a CDS encoding chemotaxis protein CheX — MGFSSILLEKLHTSEDMLTKLLIRDVKDVFCTMVGMDDLLHLPLEINPVNHFSDCISALVGLAGTYNGLISLHVPNELAKSITTNMLGQEVTTFHDDIQDALGEVANMIAGSFKQHLTNSGLDIRLSTPSVVTGKRYAISLTNKPEAMALRFASDEDWFMVAVALEHE, encoded by the coding sequence ATGGGATTTTCATCTATCTTGCTGGAGAAACTTCATACAAGCGAGGATATGCTGACAAAACTACTCATTCGGGACGTAAAGGATGTCTTCTGTACCATGGTCGGCATGGATGACCTTCTGCATCTCCCCCTTGAGATCAATCCCGTAAACCATTTTTCCGACTGCATCAGCGCCCTGGTCGGCTTGGCGGGTACCTACAACGGTCTCATCAGCCTGCACGTTCCCAACGAGTTGGCAAAAAGCATCACGACGAACATGCTTGGCCAGGAAGTCACAACATTCCATGACGATATTCAGGATGCGTTGGGAGAGGTTGCCAACATGATTGCCGGCTCTTTCAAACAACATCTGACCAACAGCGGGTTGGATATCCGCCTCTCAACGCCATCGGTAGTCACCGGAAAACGATACGCCATCTCCCTCACCAACAAGCCGGAGGCAATGGCGCTCCGCTTTGCCTCGGATGAGGACTGGTTCATGGTTGCCGTGGCGTTGGAGCACGAGTAG